The genomic stretch GCGCATACACAGCGGGTACCGATTAATTATTATGTAGATCGACCTGCGGGCACGATTGTCGCACGTATTACAAATGATACAGAAGCGATTCGGGATTTGTATGAAAGAGTCCTGGCGACATTTGTGACGAGTTTTGTTTACATGGGCGGTATTTTTGTGGCAATGTTCATTCTAAATGCAAAACTCGCTGCGATTTGTTTGCTCGTCATTCCAATCTTTTGGGCATGGATGAAGGTGTATAAGTACTTTGGTACTAAATACAACAAAGTGGTCCGCAAAACAGTGAGTGAAATTAATGGCAACATCAACGAATCAATCCAAGGGATGCCGATTATTCAAGCATTTAACAGAGAAAAAGAGACAGAAAAGGAATTCGAGGTGCTGAATAAGCGGAACTTTATTTATCAGCGGAAACTGATGAAGCTGAGTGCGCTTACGTCACATAACTTGGTAACAGTGCTGCGCAATTTAGCTTTTGTAGCTTTTATCTGGTACTTCGGCGGCTCAGCTGTTACAGGAGGCTCTATCGTAACAGTAGGTGTATTGTATGCCTTTGTTGATTACCTGAATCGCTTATTTAACCCGATGACAGATGCGGTGAATCAGCTTCCGCTTTTAGAACAAGCACGTGTAGCTGCTTCCCGTGTATTTCAGCTGCTTGATGAAAAAGGCGAAGACGTGGACTTGAAGGCGAAACGTGAAAAGAACCGCGGCGAAATCGCATTTAAAGATGTCAGCTTTGCTTATAACGAGAAAGATTATGTATTAAAGAATCTTAGCTTTAAAGTAGAGAGCGGACAAACGGCGGCTTTTGTCGGCCATACTGGATCAGGTAAGAGCTCTATTATGAATTTGCTGTTTCGTTTTTATGATCACCAGAAAGGCAGCATTACGATTGATAATGTTGATACAAAAGACATGTCACGCCAGCAAGTGCGCAGCAGTATGGGGATTGTTTTGCAGGATCCATTCCTTTTCACAGGTACAATTCTGACCAATGTAACGATGAACAACCCAGCTATTTCTCGGGAAATAGCTATAAAAGCTTTACAAGCAGTCGGAGCGGAACAGTTTATCTCCAAATTGCCGAAACAATATGATGAGCCAGTCAAAGAAGGCGGAGCAACCCTTTCCATGGGAGAACGGCAGCTGGTCTCCTTTGCCAGAGCGTTGGCTTTCAACCCATCTATTCTGATACTAGATGAAGCTACAGCGAATATTGATACAGAAACAGAAGCGATTATCCAACGTGCCTTGGAAGTACTGAAAGAAGGCAGAACAACACTCGTCATTGCGCACCGTCTTTCCACTATTATGCACGCGGATCAAATATTCGTTTTGGATCATGGTGAGATATTGGAAAATGGAAATCACCTCTCGCTGTTGAAGAAACAGGGACAATATTATCAGATGTATTTGATGCAGCAAAGCGGTATCAAACAATCTGCAGGGTAAAATGAGGCCGTCCTGGGAAACAGGACGGTCTTTTTGCGGGTGACAATTGTTGCAGAGATTTAATTATTTTGTAATTGTTTTGTGAAGCGACTTCTTTGTGTAATGATGTATGATAGGCATATTGGTGAAGTATTGGAGTAAGTCATATGTCATATCAAAAAAATACACATGATCATAAACGAATTTTACAAATGAAATTAAATCGTTACACCCTAAAATTACAATTATGTTACGAAAAATATAGAAGGCTGGAGGTGATAGGTCTTGTATCTACGCCAGTCTAATGATCCTAAGCGCGGGAAATTAGAAGAACAAGTCAAACAAGTGCAAGTTGGTGATACTGACAAACAAAATGAGCTGATTGAGAAGTATCAGCCTTTTATCGCAAAGTCAGTTTCAGAGGTATGCAAAAGATTTATTGATCCTGTGAAGGATGAGGAATTCAGTGTCGGCCTTTCTGCTTTTAATGAAGCAATGATGTCGTATGCAGATGACAAAGGCAGTTCCTTCTTATCATTTGCCAAGCTCGTAATTAAACGAAAAACGATTGATTACATCAGACGTGAACGGATTCGTCTTCCTGCAGCGTCATTGGATGAATTATTTGAAGATGACAGTGAGAATCCGCGGGAGGCCGAAGCTGCCCAGACGGCTTTTATCCAAGAAACAGAATCATGGTATCGCCGAGCAGAGATTGAGGAGTACGATAAAAAACTGAAAGAATACAAGCTGTCATTCCAGGAGTTAATTAATGTGGCGCCGAAGCACCGTGATGCGAGAGAAACGGCAATTGAATCTGCAAAGATCTTGCATGCTGATCCGGACTTGCGCGATTATGTTATTCGGAAAAAGAAAATCCCGATAAAACAGCTTGTGGAGAAAGTTTCTGTCAGTAAAAAGACGCTGGAAAGGAACAGGAAGTATATTCTCGCTGTATTTATTATTTTTAGCGAAGATTATATTTACCTGAAGGATTATATGAAGGGGGTGAGTTAGTGAAAAGAGGAGTCGTCGTGAAGCAGAGCCGGCGGAGCACAATCGTGTTGACCAGTGAAGGCACATTCCTGGAAATCAGTGCAAAAGGCAAAACAGAAATTGGACAAGAGGTCGAATTTACTGCAGAGGAAATGATTCGCAGAACGCATATTAGCCAATGGACCCCATCTGTAAAAAATCTAATGCGAGTAGCTGTATTGGTGCTTGTTTTTGTGTTGGCATTATTCCCTATGTATTCCTGGTACGTTGGTAACAAAGCTTATGCGTATGTAAGTTTGGATTTTAACCCAAGCATTGAGTTAAAAGTAAATAACCGAATGGATGTTGTTTCTATTACAGGCTTAAATCAAGAAGCAAGAACGGTCATAGATAATCTGGATGACTGGCAAGGAGAAGCTGTTGAAGAAGTAGCAGCGAATATTTTGCGTAAGTCGAGTGACTTAGGTCTATTAGCTGACTCGGAAAGTATTATTATTGGAGTTAATTATATTGATACGAGACAAGATGATAAGAAACTGACGAACATTCTGGAAGGTTCAGTGAATGAATTTAACAACTCACTACATATTGCTTCTTTCCAAGTACCGGACAAGGTTCGTGAAGTTGCACGGAATAAGCAGAAATCAATGAATGAGATTATGGCACAGTCCATTTTAGAAGGAACTTACTTGTCTACGTCTGTTCCGCCGCTAACACAATCAGATTCAGCCATTATTAAAGATTTCTATAAAGATAATGTGGAAGTGGATGGGAAAGAACAAGACGAGACTTCCCGAAGACCGATAGACAGCGTGAATCAAAAATCTGCTTACGTTGTGAAAGAAGAAACTGAAAAAAAAGAAGCAAACACGATAAGTAAGCAAAACAACACTGCTGATGAAACTGTGCAACAATCCGCAAAAAAAGAGAAGGAGCGTGCACCAGTTTCCAATCAGAAGACAGACCAGGATCAAGATCGTATAACTGTTTCCAATCAAAAAGAAGTAAAAAGAAATGTGAAAGCTGTGCCGCAAGCAAGTAAGTCGAACGGAAATTCCAAGGTGGAAAGTAAACAACAGCGGCAAATACCACCTAATCGTGATACAGCAAAGCAGCAAAAAGAGAAAGACACCAGGGAACACCATTCACAAGGGCATGCTCATGCGTCGGAAAATTCGAAAGAAAAAGTGGCACGTGCACAGGAGCAGGGCCACAAATATGGCCATGATAAACAAAAAGAGAAGAAGCATGGATCATCTGATACGCATAAGAACGATAAGGAGAATCGAGGATGGCATGGCAAAGGCCATCATTCTGATACAAACGATTAAAAGTAGGGCTGGCGGTGGCTAATAATAGGATTATATGCGCAATATGAAGGGTAAGTACGAAGTGAACTTTTCAATAGAGAGGATACCGCCTATGTCTGAACTTGATTTGTCGCAGTTTGAGAAGAAAGTGGTTTTGCGCAACATTACAGAAGCTGATATTGATCAAATCCTGGATATGCAGAAACTATGCTTTCCAGGTATGAGTCCATGGAAAAAGAGCCACCTGAAAAGTCATATTGATATCTTTCCGGAAGGCCAGTTCTGTGTAGAAGTGGACGGGAAAATCATCGGCAGCTGCTCTAGCTTAATTGTTAATTTCAATGAATATGATGATCAGCATACATGGGATGATATTACAGATGAAGGGTATATCACCAACCATAATCCGGATGGGTTCAACTTGTATGGAATTGAGGTAATGGTTCACCCAGACTACCGGGGGATGAAAATAGGGAAGCGGCTTTACGAAGCGAGGCAGGAACTGGCTGCCGAAAAGAACTTAAAAAGCATTATTATTGGGGGAAGGATCCCAAATTATCATAAATACAGTCATGAGCTGACTCCAAGACAATATGTGGAGGAAGTTGAGGCGCAGAATATATTTGATCCAGTGCTGACTTTCCAGGTTATGAATGGCTTCCGTGTCATGCGAATCAATCGTGACTATTTGCCGGATGATAAGCAATCGGCAACCTTTGCAACGCTGATGGAATGGAACAACATTGAATACCATGCGAAGTCAAAAAGGCACTATAAAACATCATATCCAGTACGTATTACTGTTATTCAATACATGATGAAGCAAATCGAGTCGTTTGAGGAGTTCGCCAGACAAGTAGAATATTACGTGGATGTAGCATACGACTTTGGCTCGGACTTTGCCGTATTTCCGGAGATTTTCACCACCCAGCTGATGAGCTTCTTAGAAGAAAAAGTACCGTCCCAAGCAGTTCGGAAATTGTCCGAATTTACAGAGCAGTATATCGAACTGTTTACTGCTTTGGCTGTTCGTTACAATGTGAACATTGTCGGTGGGTCTCATTTCGTTGAAGAAGATGATCATATCTATAATATCGCTTATCTATTCCGACGAGATGGCACGATTGAGAAGCAGTATAAAATTCATGTGACGCCAAACGAGAAAAAGTGGTGGGGCATTCAGCCCGGTGATGCGGTGCAGGTGTTTGATACCGATTGCGGACGTATTGCAATCCAAATCTGCTATGATATTGAATTCCCGGAGCTTGCACGCTATGCAGTTGATCAGGGCGCCAATATTATTTTTGTTCCGTTCTGTACGGACGATCGTCAAGGTTATTTGCGTGTCCGTTACTGTGCACAGGCGCGAGCAGTGGAAAATCAGGTTTACACGGTTATTGCTGGAACGGTTGGGAACTTAACGCAAGTAGAGAACATGGATATACAATACGCACAATCCGGTATTTTCACGCCATCCGATTTCGAATTTGCCCGAGATGGCATTGTCGGTGAATGTCCGCCAAATATTGAAACAGTCGTTGTCGGCGATGTGGATTTGGAGATATTGCAGCGGCAGCGCAAAACCGGGACGGTGCGTCATTTACATGACCGCCGTAAAGATTTATTTGAGTTGCGGTATAAGAAATTTGAGAAATAAGAAGCAGAAATAAAGAAGGCTCGAGCTAAAGTGCTCGAGTCTTCTCTTATACATCCAAGGCATATAACGATGTATGCCCCAGAGCATGATCAATATATTGAAGCAATTCTTCATGTGAACTCACTACAGCATGCTGTTTGGAGGGATAATGAAATGCATGCAGGAAAATCTCAATCCGTTTGGAAAGCAAGTCATCATTCGTGCGCACCATGAGAACAAGCAGGTCATCCCACTGTCCCCATATCGTGAACATTAATGCTTTTTCATAATCCTGGATTTTCATATTCGGCATCCCCTTCCTGCCAGGGTACATTTAGTATCTCTCCAAAGAGCGGGATAATCACTGGCAGATATAAGAAGCGAAGGCCTTATGTTCATTTGTATAAGGTGTTTGAATCCGTACATACTAAGCGCAGTATTGCACTTTTAAAGGAGGAAACACCAGATGAAGAAATGGAAATTGTTAAGTATGGCTGCCCTAGCTGCCATCACCCTTACAGCATGTCAGAATGACGATAATAATGAATCAGGAATGGGAGGTAATGTCGAGCCGACCAGATTTAATAATACGGACAATAACCTTGTTCATCGTAATAGTGATGATACGATGGATGTAGATGACCGTCAAAAAAATGGGAATGACCAGCAGCCGCGTTATCAAGTTGCAGATGATATTTCCAAAAAAGTTAAAGAAGTAAAAGGTGTAGACAATGCGTATGTATTTACAACAGATAACAACGCTTTTGTTGCAGTTGACATGCAGAACAACAACGATGACAATGACAATTCCGGTAATAATGGAATGGGCAACATCAGTACTGGCGATACCCAAAATACGGGGGATAACCAAAATAATGATGTAACAGATGAAATGAAAAAGGAAGTAGAAAAAGCAGTTAAGTCAGTAGATGAAGACATTGACAATGTGTACGTTTCAGCTGATCCTGATTTCTTGGGAATGGCAGAGGATTATAATAACAAAATTGATGAAGGACAGCCGGTTAAAGGATTCTTCCTTGAGTTCGGCAATATGCTGAATCGCGTTTTCCCAAATAACGAAAGATAGTAAAGAAGCTGAGATTAAGCTATATAAAACTCCAAACAATACTGCAATTAAAAGCAGCGTTGTTTGGAGTTTTTGCATTGTCAACGAAGGTGAGAGCGTCGCTTCGGAAATACACTCCGTTTTCCTGCGGGCGGCTGGTGAGTCTCCGTGTATTTCCTACGCTGATTCTTGTTATGAGAATCCTTACGAGTGTAGACAGAATACGTAGACTCCACGAAAATAAAAAGCGATTTTCTTGTCGGCGTCTACTTCAAAAATCATTCTTGTCTGACGATAACAGCTAAATTTGGAAAGCAACAGCCGTCTGAGGGCTGCATTAAAAGTATGGATTTAGTCATCGTTCGCTTTTAGGATGAATTAATTTTGTTTGATCCCAGCCTTTTAATTTGGCTGTTTGGTTAGAGAGGCTGCGATAGACAATGCTTTTTTTATGGCACCTTTTCCAACATCATAATGTGTGACAAACCGGACACTATAAGGTCCAAAACTATTTGCTAACACCTGCTGTTCTTTCAAAAGCTGCACGTATGCATCAGCAGTCATACCCGTACCTTGAACATCAGCCAGCACAATATTTGTTTCTACTCTGTTTAGAATTTCAATTCCGTCAATCTCAGCTAGTCCATCTGCTAAGAGCTTGGCATTATCGTGGTCCTCAGAAAGCCGATCTACATTGTCGCGCAGTGCAACAAGAGCGGGAGCTGCTAGGATGCCTGCCTGTCGCATGCCGCCT from Terribacillus sp. DMT04 encodes the following:
- a CDS encoding ABC transporter ATP-binding protein, with amino-acid sequence MKKNTTERRLFRYALSNKKTINIGLVCLLIAVVLELAGPLIAARIIDHHILGIESTWYEVGNQTDKTVQYNGKTYIRADEIAPDEADMGEATILQIGKHFYFSEAVLPLDGSRTYEDGTIKIDSSQGAKEASGTRLSAGQLYDFFRPQFQPIIILLIVYAALLFIAAIFQFWKTFLLQQASNKIVRTMRNDIFAHTQRVPINYYVDRPAGTIVARITNDTEAIRDLYERVLATFVTSFVYMGGIFVAMFILNAKLAAICLLVIPIFWAWMKVYKYFGTKYNKVVRKTVSEINGNINESIQGMPIIQAFNREKETEKEFEVLNKRNFIYQRKLMKLSALTSHNLVTVLRNLAFVAFIWYFGGSAVTGGSIVTVGVLYAFVDYLNRLFNPMTDAVNQLPLLEQARVAASRVFQLLDEKGEDVDLKAKREKNRGEIAFKDVSFAYNEKDYVLKNLSFKVESGQTAAFVGHTGSGKSSIMNLLFRFYDHQKGSITIDNVDTKDMSRQQVRSSMGIVLQDPFLFTGTILTNVTMNNPAISREIAIKALQAVGAEQFISKLPKQYDEPVKEGGATLSMGERQLVSFARALAFNPSILILDEATANIDTETEAIIQRALEVLKEGRTTLVIAHRLSTIMHADQIFVLDHGEILENGNHLSLLKKQGQYYQMYLMQQSGIKQSAG
- the sigI gene encoding RNA polymerase sigma-I factor, which encodes MYLRQSNDPKRGKLEEQVKQVQVGDTDKQNELIEKYQPFIAKSVSEVCKRFIDPVKDEEFSVGLSAFNEAMMSYADDKGSSFLSFAKLVIKRKTIDYIRRERIRLPAASLDELFEDDSENPREAEAAQTAFIQETESWYRRAEIEEYDKKLKEYKLSFQELINVAPKHRDARETAIESAKILHADPDLRDYVIRKKKIPIKQLVEKVSVSKKTLERNRKYILAVFIIFSEDYIYLKDYMKGVS
- a CDS encoding anti-sigma factor domain-containing protein, which produces MKRGVVVKQSRRSTIVLTSEGTFLEISAKGKTEIGQEVEFTAEEMIRRTHISQWTPSVKNLMRVAVLVLVFVLALFPMYSWYVGNKAYAYVSLDFNPSIELKVNNRMDVVSITGLNQEARTVIDNLDDWQGEAVEEVAANILRKSSDLGLLADSESIIIGVNYIDTRQDDKKLTNILEGSVNEFNNSLHIASFQVPDKVREVARNKQKSMNEIMAQSILEGTYLSTSVPPLTQSDSAIIKDFYKDNVEVDGKEQDETSRRPIDSVNQKSAYVVKEETEKKEANTISKQNNTADETVQQSAKKEKERAPVSNQKTDQDQDRITVSNQKEVKRNVKAVPQASKSNGNSKVESKQQRQIPPNRDTAKQQKEKDTREHHSQGHAHASENSKEKVARAQEQGHKYGHDKQKEKKHGSSDTHKNDKENRGWHGKGHHSDTND
- a CDS encoding bifunctional GNAT family N-acetyltransferase/carbon-nitrogen hydrolase family protein, which translates into the protein MSELDLSQFEKKVVLRNITEADIDQILDMQKLCFPGMSPWKKSHLKSHIDIFPEGQFCVEVDGKIIGSCSSLIVNFNEYDDQHTWDDITDEGYITNHNPDGFNLYGIEVMVHPDYRGMKIGKRLYEARQELAAEKNLKSIIIGGRIPNYHKYSHELTPRQYVEEVEAQNIFDPVLTFQVMNGFRVMRINRDYLPDDKQSATFATLMEWNNIEYHAKSKRHYKTSYPVRITVIQYMMKQIESFEEFARQVEYYVDVAYDFGSDFAVFPEIFTTQLMSFLEEKVPSQAVRKLSEFTEQYIELFTALAVRYNVNIVGGSHFVEEDDHIYNIAYLFRRDGTIEKQYKIHVTPNEKKWWGIQPGDAVQVFDTDCGRIAIQICYDIEFPELARYAVDQGANIIFVPFCTDDRQGYLRVRYCAQARAVENQVYTVIAGTVGNLTQVENMDIQYAQSGIFTPSDFEFARDGIVGECPPNIETVVVGDVDLEILQRQRKTGTVRHLHDRRKDLFELRYKKFEK
- a CDS encoding YhdB family protein, with the protein product MKIQDYEKALMFTIWGQWDDLLVLMVRTNDDLLSKRIEIFLHAFHYPSKQHAVVSSHEELLQYIDHALGHTSLYALDV
- a CDS encoding YhcN/YlaJ family sporulation lipoprotein, yielding MKKWKLLSMAALAAITLTACQNDDNNESGMGGNVEPTRFNNTDNNLVHRNSDDTMDVDDRQKNGNDQQPRYQVADDISKKVKEVKGVDNAYVFTTDNNAFVAVDMQNNNDDNDNSGNNGMGNISTGDTQNTGDNQNNDVTDEMKKEVEKAVKSVDEDIDNVYVSADPDFLGMAEDYNNKIDEGQPVKGFFLEFGNMLNRVFPNNER